In Pikeienuella piscinae, the sequence GACAGACGACAATGCAATGGTGATGACGGCGACGCCAAGCGCTCTTTCCCTGGAGCCTCTGCGAATCGCTTCGACCTCACTGTCGTCGGCGTTGACGCTTTCGCTGAGTTTTTCGGCAACCATCATTCACTCCTCGTTCGGAGGTAGTCACAAACGCCGATCGATTCCGGGTTGCAGACTTCCCCACAGCAGCCAGCCGAAGAGGCCAGCCTTTCACCATCACTCACATTGCATGATAATCTTAAGCGATAATTGGCTCCGCCCTGCAACCATAGGAGTGGATGTTTCGCCTATTAGGTGTATGTTAACCAAAAATGCACCCCTTGCGCGATAAATATACTCATTGTATAATGCTATGCGGCTGCCACGCACATTGATGGAAAGGTCTTGAGCCGGACGGCGAATTCTGATCTGCGGCCGCGGCCGCGTCACTCGATCCAGCCAGAATCGCTGTGGAGCGGCCGCGCTTCCACAATTGAATGAGCCAAATGCGACGACATGAAATCATTGAAGCGATCCGCGTCAAGATTCTGACGCATGATCTGCGTCCGGGAGAAAGCGTGCCGGAAGAAGCGCTGGCGGAGGAATTCTCCGTTTCGCGCACGCCGATCCGCGAAGCGCTCGCCGCGTTGGAGGTTCTGGGCTTCGTGACGATCGAGGCGAACAAGGGCGCGCGCGTTTCCGTCTATTCGATCGACGGTATCCGACAATTCTTCGAGGCGGCGGAGCCGATCTATCTCAGCGTCTACCGGATCGCCACCGAGCGCAGAACCGAGTCCGATCTGGAGATGCTCGAAAAGGTGCTGACGATCATCGAGACGCTCACCCCCGACGGCGACGTCCATTCGCGCATAATGGCCTACCGCGCCTACATGAACAGCCTGGCGGGCATCGCCGCCAATCCGTTCCTGATTTCAGTCACCGATCGGCTGATCGACTATCATATTTTCCTGCGGCGCGGCATCGTGGACACGCTTACATCCAGCGAGCTCAGGCGCGCCGCGCAGGTGAACTACGATCATTATCGCCTCATCAACGACGGCGTCCTCGCCGCCGACGCCGAAGCTGTATGCGCCGCCGTTATCGAACGGCTGCGCAGCTCGAAAACGTTCCTGCTCGAAAATCTGCTCTGAAGGCGTTGCGCCATCCAGCCATTCGCCGTTCGTCGATGCGCGCCAGGCGGGTCGCCTTATCGGTCTGTCGTCGCGGCTCTCTCTCTGAGCGTCTGCTTCATGACCTTGCCGTTGGCGTTTCGCGGCAAGGGTTCGGTCACGAAGGTGAACACGTCCGGCGTCTTGTAGTCCGAGAGCCGCTCCCGGCAGAAGTCGCGAAGCTGCTCCGCTTTCGCGGACGCGTCGGATAGCAGGACGAACGCGTGGGTTTTTTCGCCGAGAATGGGATCCGGTCGCGGCACTACGGCGACTTCCGCGACGGCGGGATGAAAGGCGAGCGCGTTCTCGACCTCGGCGGAATAGATCTTGTAACCGCCGCGATTGATGAGGTCCTTCAGACGGTCGTGAATCTGGAGGAATCCCGCTTCGCTCATGCTCCCCACATCGCCGGATCGCCAGTAGCCGCCGTGAAAACTCTCGGCCGTCTTGTCTGGCATCCGCCAGTAACCAGGCACGATCATCGGCCCGCCGATCCAGACTTCGCCCGATGCGCCCGGCGGAACTTCACGCCCCTCCGGGTCCATGATGCGGATATCCGCGCAGGGGACCGGAGCGCCGACGCTGGCGGGTCGCTCGATCTGGCCGCCGAGGGGCATGATCGTCGCCGGCGACGTCGTTTCCGTCGCTCCGTAAGCCTGCGCAAGAACCAGTCCAGGGACGGCCGCGCCGAGCCGCTCGATGGTGGCGACCGGCATCGGAGCGCCGCCGAAAGCGCCGACCCGCCAGGCGGAAAGGTCATGCTCGGCGAGATTGGCCCGGAGAAGGAGGAGATTGTACATCGCCGGCACCATGACGGTGAAGCTCATCCGTTCCGCCGCCGCGAGCGCCAGGAACGCCTCCGCCTCGAACCTCTCCTGCATGACGACGGCGCCGCCGACGCAGAGCGGGGCGAATACGCCGGCGATCAGGCCGGTGACATGGCTCGCCGGCACCGCAACGATCGTACGATCCTCCGGCCCGAGCGCGAACGCATCACGATAGGCGAGGCTGGAGTGGACGATGTTGAGATGGGTGAGCATCGCGCCCTTCGGCCGGCCGGTCGTGCCCGAAGTGTAGAGAATGACAGCCACGTCTTCCTCTGCGGCCTCGTGCGCGGGAATTGCGTCGCCGGCCGCCAGCGCGTCAAACCCTTCCGGGCCCGCGTCGCCGATCAGCGCGCGGCCCGCGCCATCCGGAAGAAGCGCTTCGAGTCCATCGTCCACAATCGTCAGATTCGCACCCGCGTCGTTGAGGATATATTCCGTCTCCGGCGCCGAAGAGCGCACCGGGATCGGCACCGCGATGGCGCCGGCGCGGATGATTCCGAGAAGGCCGGCGACGAATCGCCAGCGGTTGCGGACGATCAGGCCGACGCGGTCCCCGGGCGCGATTCCGCGGCGGGCGAGGCCGGCGGCGAGCGAGCCGACGTAATTGTCGAGTTCGGTGTGCGAAAGCCGGATCTCGCCATCGACGAGGGCGTCGCGCGCGGGATTTGCCGCAGCGGCCGCGGCGAGCATGGCTCCGATGTTCGCAGGTCGCTCAATGAAGCAGCGCACGACGCGGTCGCCGAAATGCGCCTCGGCCCGCAGCCCTTTCATGGTCACGCCTCGGCTTTCATGTTCGCCCCGCGCTCGATTCCCCAGACCCGGTCGAGCATGGTTTCCGAATGGCTGAGCTCAGACATCGACATGACGATCGAGAGCCGTTCCGATTTCAGCGCTGAAATCACTTCGGACAGCCGCTGCGCCAGCGCCGGCGCGACGCCTTCGAACGGTTCGTCCAGAAGAAGGAGCCGCGAGCCGACCGTCAGCGCGCGCCCGAGCGCGGCGAGTTTCTGCTGGCCGCCCGAAAGGAGGAGCGCCTTTCGTCCCGCCATCTCTTTCAGCTCCGGCATTACCTCGTAAACGAATCGAAGCCGGGCCGCGCCATCAACGCCCGGCGTCACCCATGTCGGGAGGAGAATGTTCTCCTCTACCGTGAGATCGGGAATGAGGCCGCGCGTTTCCGGCATGTAGCCGGCGCCCAGAGCGGAGCGCTTGTGAATCTCCGTCTTCGCCATGCTGACGCCATCCAATTCGATCGAGCCGCCGGTGAGCTTCGCAAGGCCCATGATGGCGCGCATCACTGTCGTCTTTCCGGCGCCATTGCGTCCGGCGAGACCGATCATGGCGCCGGGCGGAACCTCCATCGTGAAGCCGCGCACCGCTTCGACCGATCCGATCCGGACGTGGATATCGTGAAGCTTCAGCATCGGCTCACCTTCGCGTTCCGGTGACGTATTTCTGCACGGCGGAATCGGCGAGCACTTCGCCAGGGGCGTCGTCGGCGATGATCTCGCCGGAATAGAACGCCAGCACACGGTCGGCGTAGCGGGTGACGATGTCCATGTCGTGCTCGACGAAAATCACCGCCGCCTGCTCGCCTTCGAGCGCCGCCATCACCCGGTCCATCAACGGGAATTTCTCCTCCGACGCGACGCCCGACGTCGGTTCGTCCAGCAGCAGCACGCGCGGGCGCACGGCAAGCGCCATGGCGATGTCGATCAGCTTCCGCACCCCGCCCGGCAGCTCGTTCACCGGCTGGTCCGCGTATTCCTCGAGGCCGAATCGCGCCAGCACCGCCGCGGCGCCGTCCAGCGTTTCGGGGCGCCGCGCGGGCCGAAAGAACCGGGGTTTTCCGCCGGTGGCGATTTCAGCCGAGACGAGAAGATTCTCGCTTGGCGTCATCGTTTCGCAAAGCTGCGGGATCTGGAAGGAGCGGCAGACGCCCGCGCGCGTGATTCGTCGCGGCGCAAGACCGGTGATATCCTTGCCGTCGAGAAGAACCTGGCCCGCATCCGGCTTCAGCCAGCCGGTGACCATGTTTACGAAGGTTGTTTTCCCCGCCCCGTTGGCGCCGATCAGCGAAAGCCGCGCGGCGGGCAGGACGGAGACGTCGATATCCTTCGCCGCGACAACCGCGCCGAATGACTTCTGCAGCCCTCTGGCTTCGAGCACGGCCGCGCTCATTTGGGTTCCTCCCTGGCGCCGCCTCCGCGCCGTCCGGCCCAGAGAGAGCCGAAGCCGCGCGGCAGGAAGACGATGACCACGAGCAGGAAGAGGCCGAGCGAAAGCTGCCAGCTTTCTGGAAAATATTGTCCGGAGAACGACCTGACCAACTCGGTTATCAGCGCCGCGCCAAAGACCGCGATCACCGAGGCGTAACCGCCGAGGATGGCGATGAACACGACCTCGCCCGAAGTTGTCCAGTAGCTGAAATACGGGTCGATATGCCCAAGCGCGAACCCGTTCAACGCGCCGCCCAGCCCGGCGAGCGCCCCGGCGACGATCACATTGCGCTGGGTCACCGTGAAGACGGAAGCGCCGAGATATTCGACGCGCAGCTCATTTTCCCGCGACGCGAGCGCGATGAGGCCCGGCCCGCTGTCGAAGTAGAGCCGGCATAATGCGGCCGCAAGCGCCGCTGCGACGACTGCGGCGGCGAAAAGCGCGTAGTCGGCCTTCGCGACGCCGGGCGTCCAGCCGAAGAAACTGGGGCTGGCGACGTTGAACCCGTCGGAGCCGCCGATCGCCGTCACCTTCGCGAGGACGCCGTAAAGCACCATGGAGAGCGCCATCGTCAGCATCGCGAAGAAGATGCCGCGATAGCGCGAGATCAGCGGAGAGATGGCGGCGGCGGCGAGGCCGCCGGCCAGCGCGCCCGCGAATAGCAGGATCGCGACATCCGTCACCTCGAGTCGATTGGAGATGAGCCCGGAAACATAGGCGCCTGCGCAATAGTAGAGCCCTTGGCCGAAGCTCACGAGGCCGCCGCGCATCAGCGCGACGATTCCGAGTGCGACGAGGCCGAAGCCGATCGCCTTGGTCACCGTGAAGAGTAGCCAGTCCGGTGCAACGAGGCCGAGCGCGATCAGCGCCAGCGCGCCGAGCGCCGCGATGGTAAAGACGCGCGCGCTCATATCTTCCGCGCCTTGACGGGGGTGAACAGCCCTTCCGGGCGGAAGATCAGCACCGCGACCATCACGAGGTAAATGATGAAAATCTCTGCTTCCGGGAACTCATAAACTGCGAAGGAGCGGGCGAGGCCGACGATCAGCGCGCCGATCGCCGCGCCAGGTATCGAGCCGAGCCCGCCAATGATGACGACAGCGAAGCTGACGATGATGACCGAGACGCTGATGCCCGGCTGCACCGAAATCAGGGGCGCGGTGAATGCGCCCCCGAGCGCCGCCAGAAAAACGCCGAGCCCGAACGCGAGGAGATAGACGCGGGCGATATTGACCCCCATCGCCTGACTCACCTCCGGCTCGTTGATCACCGCGAGGGTGATCTTGCCGATCCGCGTACGATTGAGTCCGAACCAGACGCCGAACCCGCAGATCAGCGCGAGCCCCATGAGCGCCAGATCATAGCCGACATAGAAGAGCGACCCGAGTTCGACATTGCCGAGCAGGTTGCGCGGTTCAAAGACGTAATAGGGGTCGACGCCGAAGATCATCTTGGTCACGTCCTCCAGCATCAGAAAGATCGCGTAGGTGATGAGAAGAACCAGGACTTCGTCCTTGCCATAGAAAAAGCGCAGCAACCCGCGCTCGATCACGGGCGCGACGATCACCGCCACGGCGAGCGCCGCGATGAACATCGCCACAAGGCTGAACCAGCCGCCGAGTCCCCAGCCCGAAAAGGCTGAGACCGCGACCGCCGCGCCATAGGAGCCAAGCGCATAGAGCCCGCCATGTGCGAAATTGAGAATGCGCAAAACGCCGAAGACCAGCGTCAACCCAAGCGCAACGATGAAAAGCCACGACGCGTAGATCAGCCCGTCGATGATGATCGTGAGTGCGAGGTCCATGTGACTCCCGGTTTCCGCCGCAAGGTGACGAATGGACCACGCCGCGCTGGTTGTGGCGCGGCGTGGAAGAACGGTTCAGTTCAGATCGTTTCTATTCGCACTCGGCTTCGGGGAACCCGGCTTCGATCCATTCGATCCCCTTCATGTCGGCCGGCGGATTCACGCAGCGGGCGGGGAAGCGGATTATGTCGCCGAGGACGATGTGACCATCGTCATTCTTCATCGAACGGCCGAAACCAATCGGCTGGATCGCCTGGTGGCCGTTGCCGTTCACCATCTCGATCCTGCCGCCCGGGCTTTCCCAGCTCGACCCTTTCATCGCAGCCGCCAGCTCTTCCGAGTTCGGCTTCTTGCCGCCATTGGCCTCCATCGCCCGTTCGACCGCGAGTTTCAGGCCGAGAAGCGCCTGAGCCATGCGATAGGGCGCCTGAACCGGCATGACGTCATAGGCATCGGTGTAGATCTTCCACCACCAGTCGTTCAACTCGGATTTCGGCGCCATGAACCCGTAGGCGCCGCGGGCGCCGACAATCACGCCTTCGGGGAAGTTGTCGCCGAGCGGCGGCAGCGAGTGGTCGCCGGCGGAAAGCGCGACCTGGCTCCGCTGGAAGAGCCCGCGCGGCAGCGCCTGAAGGATCATGGCCTGAAGATCACCGCCCCAGAGCGACGTATGGACGACGTCCGCGCGGCGTTGCATGAGTGCCGAGATTTCGGTGCCGTACTGGCCGGCGCCGAAAGCCGGGAAAAGTTCGGCTGTGACTGTCGCGTCGGGATAGATCTGCCCCATCGCCGCCTTGAAGTCGGCCCAGCTGTCATGGCCCCAGGCGTAGTCCTGGTTGATGCCGGAATAGGTCTCGATATCGACTCCCGTCGCTTTCAGGTAGCGAACGAGCCCGACATTGTCCTGAGTCGCGTGGGCGGCGGTGCGGAAGACGTACTCATAGTCCGCGTCCTCGAAAATCCGCGGGGTGCCGCAATCGTAGAGGATGGTGAACTGCTTCAGCTCTTCGGCCACCGGCGCCACCGCGAGACAGTCGCCCGAGCCGACATAGCCGACGACGACGTCGACATTCTCACGCTGCACGAGATTGCGATATTCCTGCACCTGCGTGGTGGCGCCGCCGGCCTCGTCGATGACGACAGGCTCGATCACCAGGCCGCCGAAACCCTTCTTGTCGTAGGGAGCGGGCGCCTCGCCCGCGTTCATCTTCTCGACAAGTATCTTACCGCCATCCCACGCGGGCACGCCGAAGCTCTGCGCGGCCTGGCCGGAAAGGAAAGTGACGATGCCGACCTTGAATGTTTCCTGCGCCGAAACCGGGCCGGATAGGCAGATTGCGGCGCCCATCGCCAGCGCCGCGGCGAAGCCGCAGCGGTCAATCGTATTCTTCATTCGGTGACTCCTCCCATTTGGGATCCGAGCTTGCGAGACTCGCCGCCGGATTTCCCATTTATCGTGTTCACAATATGCGCCGCCGTCTCCGCGTCAACTCGCTAGGGCTCCCGATGAATTCATTGCGCCTCACTGCTGCTCTCGAAGCGGAATCCTTTCAGACGTCTGGTTTTCCCTTAGTGCGACTCTATGGATAGCTGTTCGGATATCCGGATTATTCTTAGCGCCGTTTTGTGCGGTTTGACGTCGCATCGACGCAGCTGCTCGTTCCGTGTTGATATTCTTCCCAAGGACGCGATCTTCCAGCGCGATAGCGGCGCAAATGCGTCGAGCGTCCTGCGCATTCGAGTGGCGCATCGCCGCCTTCATCAAGGCGGCGCGCGCGCGCCCGAAAATGACAGTTATGGTGAGCTTTCGGGCGCCGGGAAACCGGCGAGGGGGCGCCAGTTGCGGAATGAAACGTGCGCGCGAAAGACAAAATGCATGGAAGTCGCGGGCTGTTCATGTTTGCATGAGGGACGGAATACGCAAATTGTTCGGCCCGAGTCTGGCGGCGCAGAGTGTGATTCAATCGTCGCGTGTGCTGGAACTGGACGAATTTACTAGTGGAGGTATGACTACCATGAAAATCAAACCGGAACTCATGCACCGGCTTGCGGACGCGGCGCGGACCGGAAAGCTCTCACGCCGCAGCTTCATGAGGAACGCGACCGCGGCCGGCGTGACCGCGGCGACTGCGACGGGGCTCTGGACGACTCACGCGAGCGCAGAGCCGAAAAGAGGCGGGACGTTCCGGTGGGGGATCCATGACGGCAACACGTCCGACACGCATGACCCCGGCACGTATGTGACGCGTCAGCAGATCTATCTCGCGCACCAGTATCGCAGCTATCTGACGATGATCAA encodes:
- a CDS encoding class I adenylate-forming enzyme family protein, with amino-acid sequence MKGLRAEAHFGDRVVRCFIERPANIGAMLAAAAAANPARDALVDGEIRLSHTELDNYVGSLAAGLARRGIAPGDRVGLIVRNRWRFVAGLLGIIRAGAIAVPIPVRSSAPETEYILNDAGANLTIVDDGLEALLPDGAGRALIGDAGPEGFDALAAGDAIPAHEAAEEDVAVILYTSGTTGRPKGAMLTHLNIVHSSLAYRDAFALGPEDRTIVAVPASHVTGLIAGVFAPLCVGGAVVMQERFEAEAFLALAAAERMSFTVMVPAMYNLLLLRANLAEHDLSAWRVGAFGGAPMPVATIERLGAAVPGLVLAQAYGATETTSPATIMPLGGQIERPASVGAPVPCADIRIMDPEGREVPPGASGEVWIGGPMIVPGYWRMPDKTAESFHGGYWRSGDVGSMSEAGFLQIHDRLKDLINRGGYKIYSAEVENALAFHPAVAEVAVVPRPDPILGEKTHAFVLLSDASAKAEQLRDFCRERLSDYKTPDVFTFVTEPLPRNANGKVMKQTLRERAATTDR
- a CDS encoding branched-chain amino acid ABC transporter permease, producing MDLALTIIIDGLIYASWLFIVALGLTLVFGVLRILNFAHGGLYALGSYGAAVAVSAFSGWGLGGWFSLVAMFIAALAVAVIVAPVIERGLLRFFYGKDEVLVLLITYAIFLMLEDVTKMIFGVDPYYVFEPRNLLGNVELGSLFYVGYDLALMGLALICGFGVWFGLNRTRIGKITLAVINEPEVSQAMGVNIARVYLLAFGLGVFLAALGGAFTAPLISVQPGISVSVIIVSFAVVIIGGLGSIPGAAIGALIVGLARSFAVYEFPEAEIFIIYLVMVAVLIFRPEGLFTPVKARKI
- a CDS encoding ABC transporter ATP-binding protein — its product is MSAAVLEARGLQKSFGAVVAAKDIDVSVLPAARLSLIGANGAGKTTFVNMVTGWLKPDAGQVLLDGKDITGLAPRRITRAGVCRSFQIPQLCETMTPSENLLVSAEIATGGKPRFFRPARRPETLDGAAAVLARFGLEEYADQPVNELPGGVRKLIDIAMALAVRPRVLLLDEPTSGVASEEKFPLMDRVMAALEGEQAAVIFVEHDMDIVTRYADRVLAFYSGEIIADDAPGEVLADSAVQKYVTGTRR
- a CDS encoding ABC transporter ATP-binding protein translates to MLKLHDIHVRIGSVEAVRGFTMEVPPGAMIGLAGRNGAGKTTVMRAIMGLAKLTGGSIELDGVSMAKTEIHKRSALGAGYMPETRGLIPDLTVEENILLPTWVTPGVDGAARLRFVYEVMPELKEMAGRKALLLSGGQQKLAALGRALTVGSRLLLLDEPFEGVAPALAQRLSEVISALKSERLSIVMSMSELSHSETMLDRVWGIERGANMKAEA
- a CDS encoding GntR family transcriptional regulator → MRRHEIIEAIRVKILTHDLRPGESVPEEALAEEFSVSRTPIREALAALEVLGFVTIEANKGARVSVYSIDGIRQFFEAAEPIYLSVYRIATERRTESDLEMLEKVLTIIETLTPDGDVHSRIMAYRAYMNSLAGIAANPFLISVTDRLIDYHIFLRRGIVDTLTSSELRRAAQVNYDHYRLINDGVLAADAEAVCAAVIERLRSSKTFLLENLL
- a CDS encoding branched-chain amino acid ABC transporter permease, which produces MSARVFTIAALGALALIALGLVAPDWLLFTVTKAIGFGLVALGIVALMRGGLVSFGQGLYYCAGAYVSGLISNRLEVTDVAILLFAGALAGGLAAAAISPLISRYRGIFFAMLTMALSMVLYGVLAKVTAIGGSDGFNVASPSFFGWTPGVAKADYALFAAAVVAAALAAALCRLYFDSGPGLIALASRENELRVEYLGASVFTVTQRNVIVAGALAGLGGALNGFALGHIDPYFSYWTTSGEVVFIAILGGYASVIAVFGAALITELVRSFSGQYFPESWQLSLGLFLLVVIVFLPRGFGSLWAGRRGGGAREEPK
- a CDS encoding ABC transporter substrate-binding protein — protein: MKNTIDRCGFAAALAMGAAICLSGPVSAQETFKVGIVTFLSGQAAQSFGVPAWDGGKILVEKMNAGEAPAPYDKKGFGGLVIEPVVIDEAGGATTQVQEYRNLVQRENVDVVVGYVGSGDCLAVAPVAEELKQFTILYDCGTPRIFEDADYEYVFRTAAHATQDNVGLVRYLKATGVDIETYSGINQDYAWGHDSWADFKAAMGQIYPDATVTAELFPAFGAGQYGTEISALMQRRADVVHTSLWGGDLQAMILQALPRGLFQRSQVALSAGDHSLPPLGDNFPEGVIVGARGAYGFMAPKSELNDWWWKIYTDAYDVMPVQAPYRMAQALLGLKLAVERAMEANGGKKPNSEELAAAMKGSSWESPGGRIEMVNGNGHQAIQPIGFGRSMKNDDGHIVLGDIIRFPARCVNPPADMKGIEWIEAGFPEAECE